Proteins found in one Sorghum bicolor cultivar BTx623 chromosome 1, Sorghum_bicolor_NCBIv3, whole genome shotgun sequence genomic segment:
- the LOC8059798 gene encoding solute carrier family 25 member 44, whose product MSFGAVDMEEESGAAAAAAAAAEEIRRLPAEVNWEMLDKSRFFVLGAALFSGVSAALYPAVVVKTHLQVAPPPQAAMATAASILRRDGLRGFYRGFGASLAGTVPARALYMAALEATKSSVGSAAVRLGVSEPAASAAASAAAGVSAAVAAQVVWTPVDVISQRLMVQTPASCRYRGGADAFRKILLADGVRGLYRGFGLSILTYAPSNAVWWSTYAVAQRCMWRAVGTERSESCASLMAVQGASAAVAGAASALVTMPLDTVKTRLQVMEADAAAAAGRPTLASTVRGLLKEGGWAACYRGLGPRWGSMSLSAATMVTTYEFLKRLSAKDGSLG is encoded by the coding sequence ATGAGCTTCGGCGCTGTGGACATGGAGGAGGagagcggcgcggcggcggcggcggccgcagcGGCGGAGGAGATCCGCCGTCTGCCGGCCGAGGTGAACTGGGAGATGCTCGACAAGTCGCGGTTCTTCGTCCTGGGCGCCGCGCTCTTCTCGGGCGTGTCCGCGGCGCTGTACCCGGCCGTGGTGGTGAAGACGCACCTGcaggtggcgccgccgccgcaggcgGCCATGGCGACGGCCGCCTCCATCCTCCGGCGGGACGGCCTCCGTGGGTTCTACCGCGGGTTCGGCGCGTCGCTGGCCGGCACGGTGCCCGCGCGCGCGCTCTACATGGCGGCGCTCGAGGCCACCAAGAGCTCCGTGGGCTCGGCCGCAGTCCGGCTGGGCGTGTCCGAGCCCGCCGCGtcggccgccgcctccgccgcggcgGGCGTGTCCGCGGCCGTCGCGGCGCAGGTGGTGTGGACGCCCGTGGACGTCATCAGCCAGCGGCTGATGGTCCAGACCCCGGCCTCCTGCCGCTACCGCGGCGGCGCGGACGCCTTCCGGAAGATCCTCCTGGCCGACGGCGTCCGCGGCCTGTACCGCGGCTTCGGCCTCTCCATCCTCACGTACGCGCCGTCCAACGCGGTGTGGTGGTCGACCTACGCCGTGGCGCAGCGGTGCATGTGGCGCGCCGTGGGGACCGAGCGCTCCGAGAGCTGCGCCTCGCTGATGGCCGTGCAGGGCGCCAGCGCGGCCGTGGCCGGGGCCGCCTCGGCGCTGGTGACCATGCCGCTCGACACCGTGAAGACGCGGCTGCAGGTGATGGAGgccgacgcggcggcggcggcggggaggccCACGCTGGCGAGCACCGTCCGCGGGCTGCTCAAGGAGGGCGGCTGGGCGGCGTGCTACCGTGGGCTGGGGCCGAGGTGGGGGTCCATGTCGCTGTCCGCGGCCACCATGGTGACCACCTACGAGTTCCTCAAACGGCTCTCCGCCAAGGACGGCTCCTTGGGCTAG